The Mycolicibacterium smegmatis genome has a window encoding:
- the gmk gene encoding guanylate kinase, translating into MTVGRGAGQRATDGPARARVVVLSGPSAVGKSTVVRCLRERLPDLYFSVSVTTRAPRPGEVDGVDYTFVSPERFQQLIDDGELLEWAEIHGGLHRSGTPAAPVREATRAGRPVLIEVDLAGARAVKQAMPEVVSVFLAPPSWDELVRRLSGRGTETPEVMARRLDTARAEMAAQSDFDRVVVNRQLDSACAELVSLLVDS; encoded by the coding sequence TTGACTGTCGGCCGTGGGGCCGGACAACGCGCGACTGATGGGCCCGCACGGGCCCGGGTCGTCGTGCTGTCCGGCCCCTCAGCTGTCGGGAAGTCAACCGTGGTCCGCTGTCTGCGGGAACGGCTTCCTGACCTGTACTTTTCCGTGTCCGTCACCACCAGGGCGCCCCGTCCCGGGGAGGTCGACGGCGTGGACTACACCTTTGTCAGCCCGGAACGCTTCCAGCAGTTGATCGACGACGGGGAACTGCTCGAATGGGCCGAGATCCACGGCGGTCTGCACCGCTCGGGCACGCCCGCCGCGCCCGTCCGTGAGGCCACCAGGGCAGGCCGACCGGTACTGATCGAGGTCGACCTGGCCGGCGCGAGGGCCGTCAAGCAGGCCATGCCCGAGGTCGTCTCGGTGTTCCTGGCCCCGCCGAGCTGGGACGAACTCGTGCGCCGCCTGTCCGGCCGCGGCACCGAAACGCCCGAGGTGATGGCCCGGCGCCTGGACACCGCCAGAGCCGAAATGGCTGCACAATCCGATTTCGACCGCGTCGTGGTGAACCGGCAGTTGGATTCGGCATGCGCGGAATTGGTATCCTTGCTGGTGGACAGCTGA
- the carB gene encoding carbamoyl-phosphate synthase large subunit — protein sequence MPRRSDLNHVLVIGSGPIVIGQACEFDYSGTQACRVLRSEGIQVSLVNSNPATIMTDPEYADNTYVEPITAAFVEKVIAQQAARGNKIDALLATLGGQTALNTAVALHENGVLERYGVELIGADFEAIQRGEDRQKFKDIVAKVGGESARSRVCFTMDEVRETVAELGLPVVVRPSFTMGGLGSGMAYSAEDVERMAGDGLAASPSANVLIEESIYGWKEYELELMRDGRDNVVVVCSIENFDPMGVHTGDSVTVAPAMTLTDREYQKMRDLGIAILREVGVDTGGCNIQFAVNPRDGRLIVIEMNPRVSRSSALASKATGFPIAKIAAKLAIGYTLDEILNDITKETPACFEPTLDYVVVKAPRFAFEKFPGADATLTTTMKSVGEAMSLGRNFIEALGKVMRSLETTRAGFWTAPDPDTTVEQLLTNLRTAQDGRIYDMELALRLGASVEQVSEASGVDPWFVEQIAGLVDLRAELVEAPVLDADLLRRAKYSGLSDRQISALRPELAGEAGVRALRQRLGIHPVFKTVDTCAAEFDAKTPYHYSSYELDPAAETEVAPQTEKPKVLILGSGPNRIGQGIEFDYSCVHAATTLSDAGFETVMVNCNPETVSTDYDTADRLYFEPLTFEDVLEIYHAESLSGEGGPGVVGVIVQLGGQTPLGLAKRLEDAGVPIVGTSPKAIDLAEDRGHFGEVLTAAGLPAPKYGMATSFDQARRIAADIGYPVLVRPSYVLGGRGMEIVYDEETLRGYITRATQLSPEHPVLVDRFLEDAIEIDVDALCDGTEVYIGGIMEHIEEAGIHSGDSACALPPVTLGRSDIEAVRRATEAIAHGIGVVGLLNVQYALKDDVLYVLEANPRASRTVPFVSKATAVPLAKACARVMLGATITQLRDEGLLSKTGDGAHVGRSTPVAVKEAVLPFHRFRRADGAQIDSLLGPEMKSTGEVMGIDHDFGTAFAKSQTAAYGSLPTEGTVFVSVANRDKRSLVFPVKRLADLGFRVLATEGTAEMLRRNGIPCDEVRKHYEDPSAADPRPSAVEVIKAGEVNMVINTPYGNSGPRVDGYEIRSAAVSMNIPCVTTVQGASAAVQGIEAGIRGDIGVMSLQELHSELGSRRS from the coding sequence ATGCCACGTCGTTCTGATCTCAACCACGTGCTGGTCATCGGGTCGGGCCCGATCGTGATCGGCCAGGCCTGTGAATTCGACTACTCGGGCACACAGGCCTGCCGCGTGCTGCGCTCCGAGGGGATCCAGGTCAGCCTGGTCAACTCGAACCCGGCCACGATCATGACCGACCCCGAGTACGCCGACAACACCTACGTCGAACCGATCACCGCCGCTTTCGTCGAGAAGGTCATCGCCCAGCAGGCCGCGCGCGGCAACAAGATCGACGCCCTGCTGGCCACGCTCGGCGGGCAGACCGCGCTCAACACCGCGGTCGCGCTGCACGAGAACGGTGTGCTGGAGCGCTACGGCGTCGAACTCATCGGCGCGGACTTCGAGGCCATCCAGCGCGGTGAGGACCGGCAGAAGTTCAAGGACATCGTCGCCAAGGTCGGAGGCGAATCCGCCCGCAGCCGCGTCTGTTTCACGATGGACGAGGTCCGCGAGACCGTCGCCGAACTCGGCCTGCCCGTCGTGGTGCGGCCCAGCTTCACCATGGGCGGCCTGGGCTCGGGCATGGCGTACTCGGCCGAGGACGTCGAACGGATGGCCGGTGACGGCCTGGCCGCGTCGCCGTCGGCGAACGTGCTGATCGAGGAATCGATCTACGGCTGGAAAGAATACGAGCTCGAGCTCATGCGCGACGGCCGCGACAACGTCGTGGTGGTCTGCTCGATCGAGAACTTCGACCCCATGGGCGTGCACACCGGCGACTCGGTGACCGTCGCGCCCGCGATGACGCTGACCGACCGTGAATACCAGAAGATGCGCGACCTGGGCATCGCGATCCTGCGCGAGGTCGGCGTGGACACCGGCGGCTGCAACATCCAGTTCGCGGTCAACCCGAGGGACGGCAGGCTCATCGTCATCGAGATGAACCCGCGCGTGTCGCGGTCCTCGGCGCTCGCGTCGAAGGCCACCGGGTTCCCGATCGCCAAGATCGCCGCGAAACTGGCCATCGGCTACACGCTCGACGAGATCCTCAACGACATCACCAAGGAAACCCCGGCCTGCTTCGAGCCGACCCTGGACTACGTCGTGGTCAAGGCGCCGCGGTTCGCGTTCGAGAAGTTCCCCGGCGCCGATGCCACGCTGACGACCACCATGAAGTCGGTCGGCGAGGCGATGTCGTTGGGCCGCAACTTCATCGAGGCACTCGGCAAGGTCATGCGGTCGCTGGAGACCACCCGCGCCGGCTTCTGGACCGCACCGGATCCCGACACCACCGTCGAGCAGCTGCTGACCAACCTGCGCACCGCGCAGGACGGCCGCATCTACGACATGGAGCTCGCGCTGCGCCTCGGTGCGTCCGTCGAACAGGTCTCCGAGGCCTCCGGCGTGGACCCGTGGTTCGTCGAGCAGATCGCCGGGCTGGTCGACCTGCGCGCCGAACTGGTCGAGGCGCCCGTCCTCGACGCCGACCTGCTGCGCCGCGCCAAGTACAGCGGCCTGTCGGACCGCCAGATCTCGGCGCTGCGACCGGAACTGGCCGGTGAGGCCGGCGTGCGCGCGCTGCGCCAGCGGCTGGGCATCCACCCGGTGTTCAAGACCGTCGACACGTGCGCGGCCGAGTTCGACGCCAAGACGCCGTACCACTACAGCAGCTACGAGCTCGATCCCGCGGCCGAGACCGAGGTGGCGCCGCAGACCGAGAAGCCCAAGGTGCTGATCCTCGGATCCGGGCCCAACCGCATCGGCCAGGGCATCGAGTTCGACTACAGCTGCGTGCACGCCGCGACCACGTTGAGCGACGCCGGTTTCGAGACCGTGATGGTCAACTGCAACCCCGAGACCGTCTCGACCGACTACGACACCGCCGACCGGCTCTACTTCGAGCCGCTGACGTTCGAGGACGTGCTGGAGATCTACCACGCCGAATCCCTTTCGGGTGAAGGCGGTCCCGGAGTGGTCGGCGTCATCGTGCAGCTGGGCGGCCAGACCCCGCTGGGCCTGGCCAAGCGCCTGGAGGACGCGGGCGTGCCGATCGTCGGCACCAGCCCCAAGGCCATCGATCTCGCGGAGGACCGCGGACACTTCGGCGAGGTGCTCACCGCCGCCGGGCTGCCCGCGCCCAAGTACGGCATGGCTACCAGCTTCGACCAGGCCCGCCGCATCGCGGCCGACATCGGCTACCCGGTGCTGGTCCGGCCGTCGTACGTGCTGGGCGGCCGCGGTATGGAGATCGTCTACGACGAGGAGACCCTGCGCGGCTACATCACCCGCGCGACGCAGCTCTCGCCCGAGCACCCGGTGCTGGTCGACCGGTTCCTCGAAGACGCCATCGAGATCGACGTCGACGCGCTGTGCGACGGCACCGAGGTCTACATCGGCGGGATCATGGAGCACATCGAGGAGGCCGGTATCCACTCCGGTGACTCGGCATGCGCACTGCCGCCGGTGACCCTGGGCCGCAGCGACATCGAAGCGGTCCGCCGCGCCACCGAGGCGATCGCCCACGGCATCGGCGTGGTCGGCCTGCTCAACGTGCAGTACGCGCTCAAGGACGACGTGCTCTACGTGCTGGAGGCCAACCCGCGCGCGAGCCGTACGGTGCCGTTCGTGTCGAAGGCCACCGCGGTGCCGTTGGCGAAGGCCTGCGCGCGCGTGATGCTGGGCGCGACCATCACGCAACTGCGCGACGAGGGGCTGCTGAGCAAGACTGGCGACGGCGCCCACGTGGGCCGCAGCACGCCGGTCGCGGTCAAGGAGGCCGTGCTGCCGTTCCACCGCTTCCGCAGGGCCGACGGCGCGCAGATCGATTCGCTGCTCGGACCGGAGATGAAATCGACCGGTGAGGTCATGGGCATCGACCACGATTTCGGCACCGCGTTCGCCAAGAGCCAGACCGCCGCATACGGTTCGCTGCCCACCGAGGGCACGGTGTTCGTGTCGGTGGCCAACCGCGACAAGCGGTCCCTGGTGTTCCCGGTGAAACGCCTGGCGGACCTCGGGTTCCGCGTCCTGGCCACCGAAGGCACCGCGGAGATGCTGCGCCGCAACGGTATTCCGTGTGACGAGGTGCGCAAGCACTACGAGGACCCGAGTGCGGCCGATCCTCGCCCTTCGGCGGTCGAGGTCATCAAGGCCGGCGAGGTCAACATGGTGATCAACACGCCGTACGGCAACTCGGGTCCGCGCGTCGACGGTTACGAGATCCGCTCGGCCGCGGTCTCGATGAACATCCCGTGCGTCACCACGGTGCAGGGCGCCTCGGCCGCGGTGCAGGGCATCGAGGCCGGCATCCGCGGCGACATCGGCGTGATGTCGCTGCAGGAACTGCACAGCGAACTGGGGTCGCGCCGGTCATGA
- the carA gene encoding glutamine-hydrolyzing carbamoyl-phosphate synthase small subunit, whose translation MTRNGKRGGEKAVLVLEDGRVFTGVSFGAVGQTLGEAVFSTGMSGYQETLTDPSYYGQIVVATAPQIGNTGWNDEDAESRGDKIWVAGYAVRDPSPRASNWRATRTLDDELVAQGIVGIAGIDTRAVVRHLRTRGSMKAGVFSGDALADDDVLLDRVRNQPSMLGADLAGKVTTGETYVVDPEGEHRFTVAAVDLGIKTNTPRNFARRGVRTHVLPAAATFDQIADLKPNGVFLSNGPGDPATADHIVEVTREVLGAGIPLFGICFGNQILGRALGRSTYKMVFGHRGINIPVVDHITGRVAITAQNHGFALEGEAGEKFDTPFGTAEVSHTCANDGVVEGVRLVNGKAFSVQYHPEAAGGPHDAEYLFDQFIDLMAGEHHS comes from the coding sequence ATGACGCGCAATGGAAAGCGGGGCGGCGAGAAGGCCGTCCTGGTGCTTGAGGACGGTCGCGTCTTCACCGGGGTCTCGTTCGGGGCGGTCGGGCAGACGCTCGGCGAGGCGGTGTTCTCCACCGGCATGTCGGGTTACCAGGAGACGCTCACCGACCCCAGCTACTACGGGCAGATCGTGGTGGCCACCGCGCCGCAGATCGGCAACACCGGCTGGAACGACGAGGACGCCGAGAGCCGCGGCGACAAGATCTGGGTCGCGGGCTACGCGGTGCGTGACCCGTCGCCGCGCGCGTCGAACTGGCGCGCCACGCGCACCCTCGACGACGAACTGGTCGCCCAGGGCATCGTCGGCATCGCGGGCATCGACACCCGCGCGGTCGTGCGCCACCTGCGCACGCGTGGGTCGATGAAGGCCGGCGTGTTCTCAGGCGACGCCCTCGCCGACGACGACGTGCTGCTCGACCGTGTGCGCAACCAGCCGTCGATGCTGGGCGCGGACCTGGCGGGCAAAGTCACCACCGGTGAGACCTACGTCGTCGACCCCGAAGGCGAGCACCGGTTCACGGTCGCGGCCGTGGATCTGGGCATCAAGACCAACACGCCGCGCAACTTCGCACGCCGAGGTGTGCGCACGCACGTCCTGCCCGCCGCGGCGACGTTCGACCAGATCGCCGATCTCAAACCCAACGGGGTGTTCCTGTCCAACGGGCCGGGCGACCCGGCCACCGCGGACCACATCGTCGAGGTGACCCGCGAGGTGCTCGGCGCCGGGATCCCGTTGTTCGGCATCTGCTTCGGCAACCAGATCCTGGGCCGCGCGCTGGGCCGGTCCACCTACAAGATGGTCTTCGGGCACCGCGGGATCAACATCCCGGTGGTCGACCACATCACCGGGCGCGTCGCGATCACCGCGCAGAACCACGGCTTCGCGCTGGAGGGCGAGGCCGGCGAGAAGTTCGACACGCCGTTCGGCACCGCGGAGGTCAGCCACACGTGCGCCAACGACGGTGTGGTCGAAGGTGTCCGCCTGGTCAACGGCAAGGCGTTCTCGGTGCAGTACCACCCCGAGGCCGCGGGCGGCCCGCACGACGCGGAGTACCTGTTCGACCAGTTCATCGACCTGATGGCGGGGGAGCACCACTCGTGA
- the rpoZ gene encoding DNA-directed RNA polymerase subunit omega — translation MSTPHADAQLNAADDLGIDSSAASAYDTPLGITNPPIDELLSRASSKYALVIYAAKRARQINDYYNQLGDGILEYVGPLVEPGLQEKPLSIALREIHGDLLEHTEGE, via the coding sequence GTGAGCACCCCGCACGCCGATGCGCAGCTGAACGCTGCGGACGACCTCGGTATCGATTCGTCCGCTGCCAGCGCCTACGACACGCCGTTGGGCATCACCAACCCGCCCATCGACGAGTTGCTGTCGCGCGCGTCGAGCAAGTACGCGCTGGTGATCTACGCCGCCAAGCGGGCCCGCCAGATCAACGATTACTACAACCAGCTCGGCGACGGCATCCTCGAATACGTCGGCCCGCTGGTCGAGCCCGGCCTGCAGGAGAAGCCCCTCTCGATCGCGCTGCGCGAGATCCACGGGGACCTGCTCGAGCACACCGAAGGCGAATAG
- the mihF gene encoding integration host factor, actinobacterial type: MALPQLTDEQRAAALEKAAAARRARAELKDRLKRGGTNLKQVLTDAETDEVLGKMKVSALLEALPKVGKVKAQEIMTELEIAPTRRLRGLGDRQRKALLEKFDQS, translated from the coding sequence GTGGCCCTTCCCCAGTTGACCGACGAACAGCGCGCGGCAGCGTTGGAGAAGGCTGCTGCCGCACGTCGAGCGCGAGCCGAGCTCAAGGATCGACTCAAGCGCGGCGGCACCAACCTCAAGCAGGTGCTCACCGACGCCGAGACCGACGAGGTCCTCGGCAAGATGAAGGTTTCCGCGCTGCTGGAAGCTCTGCCCAAGGTGGGCAAGGTCAAGGCGCAGGAAATCATGACCGAACTGGAGATCGCTCCGACCCGCCGTCTGCGCGGCCTCGGCGATCGCCAGCGCAAGGCCTTGCTGGAGAAGTTCGACCAGTCGTAA
- the metK gene encoding methionine adenosyltransferase, with product MSKGRLFTSESVTEGHPDKICDAISDSVLDALLEQDPKSRVAVETLVTTGQVHVAGEVTTTAYADIPKIVRDRILDIGYDSSTKGFDGASCGVNVAIGAQSPDIAQGVDTAHETRVEGKADPLDLQGAGDQGLMFGYAIGDTPELMPLPIALAHRLARRLTEVRKNGVLDYLRPDGKTQVTIQYDGTTPVRLDTVVLSTQHADGIDLEGTLTPDIREKVVNTVLADLGHETLDTSDYRLLVNPTGKFVLGGPMGDAGLTGRKIIVDTYGGWARHGGGAFSGKDPSKVDRSAAYAMRWVAKNVVAAGLAERVEVQVAYAIGKAAPVGLFVETFGSETVDPAKIEKAIGEVFDLRPAAIVRDLDLLRPIYAPTAAYGHFGRTDIELPWEQTNKVDDLKSAI from the coding sequence GTGAGCAAAGGTCGCCTGTTTACCAGTGAGTCGGTAACCGAAGGGCACCCCGACAAGATCTGTGACGCAATCAGCGACTCTGTGCTCGACGCGCTGCTGGAGCAGGATCCCAAGTCCCGCGTCGCCGTCGAGACGCTGGTCACCACCGGTCAGGTGCACGTCGCCGGTGAGGTGACCACCACGGCGTACGCCGACATCCCCAAGATCGTGCGCGACCGCATCCTCGACATCGGCTACGACTCGTCGACCAAGGGCTTCGACGGCGCCTCGTGCGGCGTCAACGTGGCGATCGGTGCGCAGTCGCCCGACATCGCCCAAGGCGTCGACACCGCCCACGAGACCCGCGTCGAGGGCAAGGCCGACCCGCTGGACCTGCAGGGCGCAGGCGACCAGGGCCTGATGTTCGGCTACGCCATCGGCGACACCCCCGAACTCATGCCGCTGCCCATCGCGCTGGCCCACCGCCTCGCGCGCCGCCTGACCGAGGTGCGCAAGAACGGTGTGCTGGACTACCTGCGGCCCGACGGCAAGACCCAGGTCACCATCCAGTACGACGGCACCACCCCGGTGCGGTTGGACACCGTGGTGCTGTCCACCCAGCACGCCGACGGCATCGACCTGGAGGGCACCCTCACGCCCGACATCCGCGAGAAGGTCGTCAACACCGTGCTCGCCGATCTCGGCCATGAGACCCTCGACACGTCCGACTACCGCCTGCTGGTCAACCCGACGGGCAAGTTCGTCCTCGGCGGCCCCATGGGCGACGCCGGCCTGACCGGCCGCAAGATCATCGTCGACACCTACGGCGGCTGGGCCCGCCACGGCGGTGGCGCCTTCTCGGGCAAGGATCCGTCAAAGGTCGACCGCTCGGCCGCCTACGCGATGCGCTGGGTCGCCAAGAACGTCGTCGCCGCTGGCCTGGCCGAGCGCGTCGAGGTGCAGGTCGCCTACGCGATCGGCAAGGCCGCCCCGGTGGGTCTGTTCGTGGAGACCTTCGGCAGCGAGACCGTCGACCCGGCCAAGATCGAGAAGGCCATCGGCGAGGTGTTCGACCTGCGTCCCGCCGCGATCGTGCGCGACCTCGACCTGCTGCGCCCGATCTACGCGCCCACCGCCGCGTACGGACACTTCGGCCGCACCGACATCGAGCTGCCGTGGGAGCAGACCAACAAGGTGGACGACCTGAAGTCCGCCATCTGA
- the pyrF gene encoding orotidine-5'-phosphate decarboxylase, with amino-acid sequence MTGFGQRLDAAVSARGPLCPGIDPHPELLNAWGLTVDAEGLRAFCDICVAAFAGFAIVKPQVAFFEAYGSAGFAVLEDTIAALRAEGVLVLADAKRGDIGSTMAAYAAAWAGDSPLAADAVTASPYLGFGSLRPLLDTAVANGRGVFVLAATSNPEGVGLQRAVAGDVTVAQSIVDAVAQANREADPAARDGDPVGPFGVVVGATVADPPDLHMLGGPVLVPGVGAQGGRPEALGGLGNARRLLPAVSREVLRAGPAVDDVRAAAERLRDQVAYLA; translated from the coding sequence ATGACGGGATTCGGGCAGCGGCTCGACGCCGCGGTGTCGGCGCGCGGGCCGCTGTGCCCCGGCATCGACCCGCATCCGGAGCTCTTGAACGCCTGGGGCCTGACGGTCGACGCCGAGGGCCTGCGTGCGTTCTGCGACATCTGCGTCGCGGCGTTCGCGGGCTTCGCCATCGTCAAACCGCAGGTCGCGTTCTTCGAGGCCTACGGTTCGGCGGGGTTCGCGGTGCTGGAGGACACCATCGCGGCGCTGCGCGCCGAAGGTGTGCTGGTGCTCGCCGACGCCAAACGCGGCGACATCGGCTCCACGATGGCGGCCTACGCCGCGGCGTGGGCCGGTGATTCGCCGCTGGCCGCCGACGCCGTGACGGCGTCGCCGTACCTCGGATTCGGTTCGTTACGACCACTTCTGGACACCGCGGTGGCCAACGGCCGCGGCGTGTTCGTGCTCGCCGCGACCTCCAATCCCGAGGGTGTCGGCCTGCAACGCGCCGTGGCAGGCGACGTCACCGTCGCGCAGTCGATCGTCGACGCGGTCGCGCAGGCGAACCGGGAGGCGGATCCGGCGGCGCGCGACGGCGATCCGGTGGGCCCGTTCGGTGTCGTGGTGGGCGCGACGGTGGCCGATCCGCCCGACCTGCACATGCTGGGCGGCCCGGTGCTGGTACCCGGCGTCGGTGCGCAGGGCGGTAGACCGGAGGCGCTGGGCGGCCTCGGGAATGCGCGACGCCTGCTGCCCGCGGTCTCCCGCGAGGTGCTGCGCGCGGGACCCGCCGTCGACGACGTGCGGGCCGCGGCCGAACGACTGCGCGACCAGGTGGCCTATCTGGCCTGA
- a CDS encoding methionine ABC transporter ATP-binding protein produces the protein MSIYTEDLTKFYGTTRALEGVSISVDQGEILGVVGSSGSGKSTLVRNIALLERPTRGRVVLDGQDLTALSEKELRGARRRLGNVFQSANLLDNRTARANIEYPLEIAGWDRKKRWYRAQELLELVGLPGRGDAYPAQLSGGQQQRVGIARALAAHPTVILADEPTSALDPTTTQEILTLLTNLRDELDVTVLLITHDLSIVRQIADRVTVLSEGRVVAQGSLADVAGDPASGLLPPLSDPPPPTDDELILNVHAGADASGAFIGALVRELNTDVRILDGEVLRLGGQSVSQFQLALTGIDHSAADRAEEYVRWFERNGLTAVRVGERSLV, from the coding sequence ATGTCGATCTACACCGAAGACCTCACGAAGTTCTACGGAACGACGCGAGCCCTTGAAGGCGTGTCGATCTCCGTCGACCAAGGGGAGATTCTCGGTGTCGTGGGCAGCAGCGGATCGGGCAAGAGCACGCTCGTCCGCAACATCGCGCTGCTCGAACGCCCCACGCGCGGCCGCGTCGTGCTCGACGGGCAGGACCTGACCGCGCTGTCGGAGAAGGAACTGCGCGGCGCACGCCGCCGGCTGGGCAACGTCTTCCAGTCGGCGAACCTGCTCGACAACCGCACCGCGCGCGCCAACATCGAGTACCCCCTGGAGATCGCGGGCTGGGACCGCAAGAAGCGGTGGTACCGCGCGCAGGAGCTGCTCGAGCTCGTCGGGCTGCCGGGCCGGGGCGACGCCTACCCCGCGCAGCTGTCCGGAGGGCAACAACAACGCGTGGGCATCGCCCGCGCGCTCGCGGCGCATCCCACCGTGATCCTGGCCGACGAACCCACCAGCGCGCTGGATCCGACGACCACGCAGGAGATCCTCACGCTGCTGACCAATCTGCGCGACGAACTCGACGTCACCGTGCTGTTGATCACCCACGATTTGTCGATCGTGCGGCAGATCGCCGACCGCGTCACCGTGCTGTCCGAGGGCCGCGTCGTCGCCCAGGGCTCGCTGGCCGACGTGGCCGGTGATCCCGCGTCGGGTCTGCTGCCACCCCTGAGTGATCCACCGCCGCCCACCGACGACGAACTGATCCTCAACGTGCACGCGGGCGCCGACGCCTCGGGCGCGTTCATCGGCGCGCTGGTGCGTGAGCTCAACACCGATGTGCGCATCCTCGACGGCGAGGTGCTGCGCCTCGGCGGCCAGTCGGTGTCGCAGTTCCAACTTGCGCTCACCGGCATCGACCACTCGGCGGCCGACCGGGCCGAGGAATACGTGCGGTGGTTCGAGCGCAACGGCTTGACCGCCGTGCGCGTGGGCGAACGGAGCCTGGTGTGA
- the coaBC gene encoding bifunctional phosphopantothenoylcysteine decarboxylase/phosphopantothenate--cysteine ligase CoaBC, whose translation MSARKRIVVGVAGGIAAYKACTVVRQLTEAGHSVRVVPTESALRFVGAATFEALSGNPVHTGVFTDVREVQHVRIGQQADLVVIAPATADLLARAVAGRADDLLTATLLTARCPVLFAPAMHTEMWLHPATVDNVATLRRRGAVVLEPASGRLTGADSGPGRLPEAEEITTLAQLLLERADALPYDMAGVKALVTAGGTREPLDPVRFIGNRSSGKQGYAVARVLAQRGADVTLIAGNTAGLIDPAGVEMVHIGSATQLRDAVSKHAPDANVLVMAAAVADFRPAHVAAAKIKKGASEPSSIDLVRNDDVLAGAVRARADGQLPNMRAIVGFAAETGDANGDVLFHARAKLERKGCDLLVVNAVGENRAFEVDHNDGWLLSADGTESALEHGSKTLMATRIVDSIAAFLKSQDG comes from the coding sequence GTGAGCGCGCGCAAGCGGATCGTCGTCGGCGTCGCCGGCGGGATCGCCGCCTACAAGGCGTGCACTGTTGTCCGTCAACTCACCGAGGCTGGGCATTCGGTGCGGGTCGTCCCCACCGAGTCCGCGTTGCGCTTCGTCGGTGCCGCGACCTTCGAGGCGCTGTCCGGTAACCCGGTGCACACCGGGGTGTTCACCGACGTCCGCGAGGTGCAGCACGTCCGCATCGGCCAGCAGGCCGACCTCGTCGTCATCGCACCTGCCACCGCCGATCTCCTGGCCCGCGCGGTCGCGGGGCGTGCCGACGATCTGCTGACCGCCACGCTGCTCACCGCACGATGCCCCGTGCTGTTCGCGCCTGCCATGCACACCGAGATGTGGTTGCACCCGGCCACCGTCGACAACGTGGCCACGCTGCGCCGTCGCGGTGCGGTGGTGCTGGAACCGGCGTCCGGACGTCTCACAGGCGCCGACAGCGGCCCGGGCCGGCTCCCTGAGGCCGAGGAGATCACCACACTCGCGCAGCTGCTGCTGGAACGCGCCGACGCGCTTCCCTACGACATGGCCGGGGTCAAGGCCCTGGTGACCGCTGGTGGTACGCGTGAGCCGCTCGACCCGGTCCGTTTCATCGGCAACCGCAGCTCCGGCAAGCAGGGCTACGCCGTCGCGCGTGTGCTGGCCCAGCGTGGCGCCGACGTGACGCTCATCGCGGGCAACACGGCCGGTCTGATCGATCCCGCGGGCGTCGAGATGGTCCACATCGGCTCGGCGACCCAGCTGCGCGACGCGGTGTCCAAGCACGCACCCGACGCGAACGTTCTGGTGATGGCCGCCGCGGTCGCCGACTTCCGTCCTGCGCACGTTGCCGCCGCGAAGATCAAGAAGGGCGCCTCGGAACCCAGCTCGATCGATCTTGTCCGCAACGACGACGTGCTGGCCGGAGCGGTCCGCGCCAGGGCCGACGGACAGTTGCCAAACATGCGCGCGATCGTCGGTTTCGCCGCGGAAACCGGGGACGCGAACGGCGACGTGCTGTTCCACGCCAGGGCGAAACTCGAGCGTAAGGGCTGTGACCTGCTGGTCGTCAACGCCGTGGGGGAGAACCGGGCATTCGAGGTGGACCACAACGACGGATGGTTGCTGAGTGCCGACGGCACCGAGTCCGCACTGGAGCACGGGTCGAAGACGCTGATGGCCACCCGTATCGTGGACTCGATTGCGGCCTTCCTGAAGAGCCAGGACGGGTAG